One window of the Desulfitibacter alkalitolerans DSM 16504 genome contains the following:
- a CDS encoding DUF881 domain-containing protein, producing the protein MKKNWIINITIVCTILGLLLSWQYKSFRAEASNSTSILHQNIVDMITELETDLQGIEEEIGNLRNQLSQFQEDESQDAGTLKFLQDYLHFQRSLTSQTTAIGPGIIITLDDNVQGAAAASSDFATFRPEDYIIHDKTVLYLVNELKAAGARAISINNQRLVASSDIRCVGTVILVNTIPMAPPYQIKALGNPEELRERILLGDEVPYLKARNFPVKIEIGEVEIPEYRGSFRQSHLERGDQ; encoded by the coding sequence ATGAAAAAAAATTGGATAATCAATATAACTATAGTATGCACAATTTTGGGTCTGCTTTTGTCGTGGCAGTATAAATCTTTTCGTGCCGAAGCAAGCAATTCAACTTCTATACTTCATCAAAATATAGTTGACATGATTACTGAATTGGAAACTGATTTACAAGGTATTGAAGAAGAAATAGGTAACCTGAGAAATCAATTATCCCAGTTCCAAGAGGATGAAAGCCAGGATGCAGGCACTTTAAAATTTTTGCAGGATTATCTGCACTTTCAAAGGTCTTTAACATCTCAAACCACAGCTATCGGCCCAGGGATAATAATAACCTTGGATGATAATGTTCAGGGTGCTGCAGCTGCTAGTTCCGATTTTGCAACCTTTAGACCAGAGGATTATATAATCCACGACAAAACCGTATTATATCTTGTTAATGAACTAAAGGCTGCTGGTGCCAGGGCAATTTCCATCAACAATCAAAGGCTTGTTGCAAGCTCAGATATCAGGTGTGTGGGTACAGTTATTCTTGTAAATACTATTCCCATGGCACCTCCCTATCAGATTAAAGCCCTGGGTAATCCTGAAGAACTTAGAGAAAGAATCCTATTAGGTGATGAAGTGCCATATTTAAAAGCTCGTAATTTTCCCGTGAAAATAGAAATTGGTGAAGTTGAAATACCTGAATATAGAGGCAGCTTTAGACAATCCCACCTGGAAAGAGGGGATCAATAA
- the leuD gene encoding 3-isopropylmalate dehydratase small subunit, protein MLLKGKTWKFGDDIDTDAIIPARYLNTSEPEELAKHCMEDADPEFPNKVNKGDIIVAGKNFGCGSSREHAPIAIKAAGVSCVIAKSFARIFYRNSINIGLPILESPEAAEAIKEGNEVEVDVAKGEIKDLTTGTTYMAAPFPDFIQQIIAAGGLINYVAERVKKDG, encoded by the coding sequence ATGTTGTTAAAGGGAAAAACATGGAAATTTGGTGATGATATTGATACTGATGCCATTATTCCGGCGAGATATTTAAATACTTCTGAGCCAGAAGAGCTTGCCAAACATTGTATGGAAGATGCAGATCCAGAATTTCCAAACAAAGTTAATAAGGGTGATATTATAGTTGCAGGCAAAAACTTTGGCTGTGGCAGCTCGCGAGAGCACGCCCCTATAGCCATAAAGGCTGCAGGAGTATCATGTGTAATAGCAAAGTCTTTTGCCAGGATTTTTTATAGAAATTCAATTAACATAGGACTTCCTATACTTGAGTCACCTGAAGCTGCTGAGGCAATTAAAGAGGGAAATGAAGTTGAAGTTGACGTGGCAAAGGGAGAAATCAAGGACTTAACTACAGGGACAACATACATGGCAGCTCCCTTTCCGGATTTTATTCAGCAAATTATTGCAGCTGGCGGATTAATAAACTATGTAGCTGAAAGGGTGAAGAAAGATGGCTAG
- a CDS encoding DUF881 domain-containing protein yields the protein MNKTTVSFTIVLLILGMVISMQFKTQQQLINSLAYQDARDLITIYHTMKAKEEELTATLQELRQRRNDLVSQVSRGEERINQTQKEIEQLKILSGEVPVSGPGITVTITRDAPLLHYDLIDLVNELWATGAEAIAINDHRVTINTHIQQYSPNEILINNESLLFPVVVKAIGDPHTLEKGLTFTGGLVENWRILYGIYPSITARERITIPAVKIQETRS from the coding sequence ATGAACAAAACTACAGTATCATTTACCATTGTACTTCTAATACTTGGCATGGTTATCAGCATGCAGTTTAAGACTCAGCAGCAATTGATTAACTCCCTTGCTTACCAGGACGCTAGAGACTTAATCACAATATACCATACAATGAAAGCCAAGGAAGAAGAGCTTACAGCAACTCTCCAGGAGCTGCGCCAGAGAAGAAACGATCTTGTTTCTCAAGTATCCAGGGGAGAGGAACGAATTAATCAAACGCAAAAGGAAATTGAGCAGTTAAAAATTCTAAGTGGTGAGGTGCCTGTTAGTGGTCCAGGCATTACAGTAACAATTACAAGGGATGCCCCGCTATTGCATTATGATTTGATAGATCTTGTTAATGAACTCTGGGCCACAGGTGCTGAAGCAATTGCCATCAATGACCATAGGGTTACAATCAATACTCATATACAGCAATATTCACCGAATGAAATTTTGATAAATAACGAAAGTTTGCTATTTCCAGTTGTTGTAAAAGCAATAGGTGACCCGCACACATTGGAAAAGGGATTAACCTTTACTGGTGGTTTAGTGGAAAATTGGAGAATTCTATATGGTATTTATCCATCAATTACTGCCAGGGAAAGAATAACTATACCTGCTGTTAAAATACAAGAAACCAGATCATAG
- the leuC gene encoding 3-isopropylmalate dehydratase large subunit: MGMTITEKILADHAGLEHVEPGQLINARLDIVLGNDITAPVAIKEFKKTGKEKVFDRDKVVLVPDHFTPNKDIKSAEQAKILKDFAREQELTNYFEIGRMGIEHCLLPEQGLVGPGDVIIGADSHTCTYGALGAFATGVGSTDMAAGMALGEAWFKVPESIKFIYHGKRKEWVSGKDLILYTIGKIGVDGARYQAMEFTGEAIENLSMDSRFTMANMAIEAGGKNGIIAPDKITEEYIKGRARRKFKFYFSDPDAKYNRIIDIDVAAIEPQVAFPHLPENTRGISEAGNVAIDQVIIGSCTNGRIEDLREAAAILKNQKVHPEVRLIIFPGTQQIYLQAMKEGLLEVFIEAEAVVSTPTCGPCLGGHMGILAKGERALATTNRNFVGRMGHPESEVYLSGPAVAAASAVKGRLASPQEVVKCC; the protein is encoded by the coding sequence ATGGGAATGACCATAACAGAAAAGATACTAGCAGATCACGCAGGACTTGAGCATGTAGAACCAGGACAGCTGATAAATGCCAGGCTGGATATTGTACTAGGAAATGATATTACAGCTCCTGTAGCAATTAAAGAGTTTAAGAAAACAGGCAAGGAAAAGGTATTTGACAGGGATAAAGTAGTTCTAGTACCTGACCATTTTACTCCCAATAAGGATATTAAGTCAGCAGAGCAGGCTAAAATCCTCAAGGACTTTGCCAGGGAGCAGGAACTCACCAATTATTTTGAAATTGGCAGAATGGGCATAGAACACTGCCTGCTGCCTGAACAGGGCCTTGTAGGCCCAGGTGATGTAATTATTGGTGCTGATTCCCATACATGTACCTATGGAGCCCTTGGAGCCTTTGCCACAGGAGTAGGAAGTACAGATATGGCAGCAGGCATGGCCCTGGGTGAAGCCTGGTTTAAAGTGCCGGAGAGCATTAAGTTTATTTATCATGGTAAGAGAAAAGAATGGGTTTCTGGAAAGGATCTTATTCTTTATACAATAGGCAAAATCGGTGTAGATGGAGCTCGATATCAGGCCATGGAGTTTACTGGGGAGGCCATTGAAAATCTTTCCATGGATAGTCGTTTTACCATGGCCAATATGGCTATAGAAGCTGGCGGAAAAAATGGTATCATTGCTCCGGATAAAATTACTGAGGAATACATCAAGGGCAGAGCCAGGCGGAAGTTTAAGTTTTACTTTAGTGACCCAGATGCCAAATATAATCGAATAATTGACATAGACGTGGCTGCCATTGAACCACAGGTGGCTTTCCCACATCTGCCTGAAAATACCAGGGGTATTAGTGAGGCTGGAAATGTAGCCATAGATCAGGTGATCATTGGCTCCTGCACCAATGGCAGGATCGAAGACTTGAGAGAAGCCGCTGCTATCTTAAAGAATCAGAAGGTCCATCCAGAAGTGAGACTAATAATTTTCCCAGGAACCCAGCAGATATATCTACAGGCAATGAAGGAAGGACTCTTGGAAGTATTCATTGAAGCAGAAGCAGTAGTAAGCACTCCCACATGTGGACCATGCCTTGGAGGCCACATGGGTATCCTGGCCAAGGGAGAAAGGGCCCTGGCTACTACCAACAGAAACTTTGTGGGTCGTATGGGTCACCCAGAGAGTGAAGTGTATTTATCAGGGCCAGCTGTAGCTGCTGCAAGCGCTGTTAAAGGAAGATTAGCATCACCCCAGGAGGTGGTAAAATGTTGTTAA
- the cimA gene encoding citramalate synthase: MKVVIFDTTLRDGTQGEGVNVSVKDKLKIAKKLDAFGVDYIEGGWPFSNPKDTEFFQKAAVEKWQGKICSFGSTCRVGVRAEEDVNLQALVNSQAPAAAIFGKTWDYQVAKALGTTLEENLRMIHDSVAYLVSKGIEVIFDAEHFFDGYKADSEYALKCLENAQKAGASWLALCDTNGGTLPHEVFEIVQACKERFTIPLGIHAHNDCELAVANSIAAVKAGAAMVHGTFNGVGERCGNANLCSVIPNLELKMGYETSTRNNLNNLTETARYVAEVINIAVPNHQPFVGHSAFTHKGGMHASAVMKHPKTYEHITPETVGNDRRILMSELAGTSNLTHKLEEMGIKLADKEMLKNIVEQVKELEHKGYQFEGAEASLELLLYKVMGLYKEHFHLENFKVLVEKRGEEDYYSEAIIKLKIGEEIVHTAAEGNGPVNALDNALRKSLDKTYPCINEMHLSDYKVRVLEGSQATAAKVRVLIESKDANDNWSTVGVSSNIIEASWEALLDSMDYILLKKHLKELGRMGN, translated from the coding sequence ATGAAAGTAGTTATATTTGATACTACCTTAAGAGATGGCACCCAGGGAGAAGGAGTCAACGTTTCAGTAAAGGATAAGCTAAAAATTGCCAAAAAACTAGATGCTTTTGGCGTGGACTATATAGAAGGGGGCTGGCCCTTCTCCAATCCTAAAGATACAGAATTTTTCCAAAAGGCAGCTGTTGAAAAGTGGCAGGGGAAGATTTGCTCCTTTGGAAGCACATGCAGGGTAGGGGTTAGAGCTGAAGAAGATGTAAATCTCCAGGCTCTTGTAAACAGCCAGGCTCCCGCAGCTGCAATTTTTGGCAAAACCTGGGACTATCAGGTTGCAAAGGCACTAGGCACTACCCTGGAAGAAAACCTGAGAATGATTCATGACAGTGTTGCTTATTTAGTCAGCAAGGGTATTGAAGTAATCTTTGATGCAGAACACTTTTTTGATGGGTATAAAGCTGATTCAGAATATGCCTTGAAGTGTTTGGAAAATGCACAAAAGGCAGGGGCATCCTGGCTTGCACTTTGTGACACCAATGGAGGTACTTTACCCCATGAGGTTTTTGAGATTGTGCAGGCTTGTAAAGAAAGATTTACTATTCCCCTTGGAATACACGCTCATAATGACTGTGAACTTGCTGTGGCAAACAGCATTGCCGCTGTTAAGGCAGGGGCAGCCATGGTCCATGGTACCTTCAATGGTGTGGGTGAAAGGTGTGGAAATGCAAATCTGTGCTCCGTCATTCCAAATCTTGAGTTGAAAATGGGCTATGAAACATCAACCAGAAATAATTTGAACAACCTTACAGAAACAGCTAGATATGTGGCTGAGGTTATAAATATTGCTGTACCAAACCATCAACCCTTTGTAGGGCATAGTGCCTTTACCCATAAAGGGGGAATGCATGCAAGTGCAGTTATGAAACATCCAAAAACCTATGAGCATATTACACCTGAGACCGTTGGAAATGACAGGAGAATCCTAATGTCCGAGCTTGCAGGCACAAGCAACTTGACCCACAAACTTGAAGAAATGGGCATTAAGTTAGCTGACAAAGAAATGCTTAAAAATATTGTGGAGCAGGTTAAGGAACTAGAGCATAAGGGGTACCAATTTGAAGGAGCCGAGGCCTCTTTAGAGCTGCTCCTTTATAAAGTCATGGGCTTATACAAGGAACATTTCCACCTGGAAAATTTTAAAGTGCTGGTAGAGAAAAGAGGAGAAGAGGATTATTATTCTGAAGCCATTATTAAGCTAAAAATCGGTGAGGAAATTGTCCATACTGCTGCAGAAGGAAATGGTCCTGTAAATGCTCTGGATAATGCCCTGAGGAAGTCTCTTGATAAAACTTATCCATGCATTAATGAAATGCACTTATCAGATTACAAGGTAAGGGTGCTTGAAGGAAGTCAGGCAACGGCTGCCAAGGTCCGTGTTCTGATAGAATCCAAGGATGCTAATGATAACTGGAGCACTGTGGGTGTTTCCTCAAACATCATAGAAGCAAGCTGGGAAGCATTACTTGACAGTATGGACTATATTCTGCTCAAGAAGCATCTTAAAGAGCTAGGTAGGATGGGGAATTAA
- the leuB gene encoding 3-isopropylmalate dehydrogenase, whose product MARIAVLPGDGIGVEIVPQAIKVLNKVAPKYGIELEYSEGLIGGAAIDAEGIALPETTLQLCKESQAVLLGAIGGPKWDTLPAPQRPEVASLLPLRKHLGLYANVRPTVLNPALIGASPLKEELVKGTDMVVIRELTGGIYFGEKYREPHPSGEKAVDILVYTTEEIERIAKLAFDIASKRRKKVTSVDKANVLESSRLWRETVTRLAQDYPEITLEHMYVDNCAMQLIRNPLQFDVILTENMFGDILTDEASILSGSIGMLASASFGGNVAMYEPAHGSAPDIAGQDKANPLATILSAAMMLKYSFNCSEGAEEIERAVAKVLAEGYRTGDIMEPGKKLVGTEEMGNLVCEKLGE is encoded by the coding sequence ATGGCTAGGATAGCAGTTTTACCGGGAGATGGTATAGGTGTAGAAATAGTACCACAAGCAATCAAGGTTCTTAACAAGGTTGCTCCTAAATATGGAATAGAACTAGAATATTCAGAAGGCCTCATCGGTGGTGCAGCTATTGACGCAGAGGGCATTGCTCTTCCAGAAACAACCCTTCAACTGTGTAAGGAGAGTCAGGCTGTTTTACTTGGTGCTATTGGAGGACCAAAGTGGGATACCCTACCTGCCCCCCAGAGACCTGAGGTGGCATCACTTTTGCCATTGAGAAAGCACCTTGGATTATATGCAAATGTAAGGCCAACAGTTTTAAACCCGGCCCTTATAGGTGCATCTCCCCTAAAAGAAGAGTTGGTAAAGGGTACAGACATGGTTGTTATTAGGGAGCTTACCGGTGGAATCTATTTTGGTGAGAAGTATAGGGAGCCTCATCCATCAGGAGAAAAGGCTGTGGATATATTAGTATACACTACAGAGGAAATTGAAAGAATTGCAAAGCTCGCCTTTGACATTGCCAGCAAAAGAAGAAAAAAAGTGACTAGTGTGGATAAGGCCAATGTTCTTGAAAGCTCAAGGCTTTGGAGAGAAACAGTTACCAGGCTTGCCCAGGACTATCCTGAAATTACCCTTGAGCATATGTATGTAGATAACTGCGCCATGCAGTTGATTAGAAATCCTCTCCAATTTGATGTTATCCTTACGGAAAATATGTTTGGTGACATTTTAACTGATGAGGCTTCAATTTTAAGCGGCTCCATTGGCATGCTTGCTTCTGCCAGCTTTGGCGGCAATGTGGCAATGTATGAACCAGCCCATGGATCAGCTCCTGACATCGCTGGTCAGGATAAAGCTAATCCTCTGGCCACCATTCTTTCAGCTGCCATGATGTTAAAGTACAGCTTTAACTGCTCAGAGGGAGCTGAAGAAATTGAAAGGGCTGTTGCTAAAGTACTTGCAGAAGGATACAGAACAGGTGACATTATGGAGCCAGGAAAGAAGCTGGTTGGCACAGAGGAGATGGGAAATTTAGTTTGTGAAAAATTAGGAGAGTAG
- the cdaA gene encoding diadenylate cyclase CdaA: protein MFSQFNFLIYLTPWEIFLIILDITVVSFVIYKAIMLIKGTRAVQLIKGLFVLIIAFFISDLLQLTTVNWFLQQIQLLIVVALPIVFQPELRRALEQLGRGKIFSGSMTYLGVEDRSRLINELVRSVQALSKNKFGALIVIENETGLSDFIETGVNVDGAVSAELLVNIFVPNTPLHDGAVIVRGDRIAAAGCFLPLTDSPYLSKQLGTRHRAALGVTETSDCVVIVVSEETGTISVAHDGELTRYLEEKNLKEMLEDVLLTKQNNNTSVFNIFRRSS, encoded by the coding sequence ATGTTTTCTCAGTTTAATTTTCTCATATATTTAACTCCATGGGAAATATTTTTAATAATATTAGATATAACAGTTGTTTCCTTTGTGATTTATAAAGCCATTATGCTTATAAAGGGCACAAGGGCAGTGCAGCTAATTAAAGGCTTGTTTGTACTTATTATAGCATTTTTTATTAGTGATTTGCTACAGCTTACCACGGTTAATTGGTTTCTGCAACAGATACAATTGTTAATAGTGGTAGCATTACCCATTGTCTTTCAGCCTGAGTTGAGAAGGGCTCTGGAACAGCTGGGCAGGGGTAAAATATTTAGTGGCTCAATGACTTATCTTGGTGTTGAAGACCGCTCAAGGTTAATTAATGAGCTGGTACGTTCAGTACAGGCACTAAGCAAAAATAAATTTGGGGCTCTGATAGTAATAGAAAATGAAACAGGTTTGTCAGATTTTATTGAAACAGGTGTTAATGTGGATGGTGCTGTCTCTGCAGAACTGCTGGTGAATATATTTGTTCCTAATACTCCCCTGCATGACGGTGCTGTTATTGTAAGGGGTGACAGAATTGCAGCGGCGGGATGCTTTTTGCCCTTGACTGACAGCCCTTATCTGAGTAAACAATTAGGAACAAGGCATAGGGCTGCCCTGGGTGTTACTGAGACCTCAGACTGTGTGGTAATAGTTGTATCTGAAGAAACTGGAACCATCTCTGTGGCCCATGATGGTGAATTAACAAGATATTTAGAAGAGAAAAACCTTAAAGAAATGCTAGAAGATGTTTTGTTAACCAAGCAAAACAATAACACATCTGTTTTCAACATATTTAGGAGATCATCTTAA